Proteins co-encoded in one Dyella japonica A8 genomic window:
- a CDS encoding ATP-grasp domain-containing protein encodes MPHPVTHRLAIATSSMIPDIHPDDAHLATSLQRLGIETVACVWNDPRVDWTRYDAVLMRSTWDYFKHYAAFSAWLEKLPVPTINHKALLRWNSDKRYLPELAAQGIDIIPTSIVSGTHLRQRLAGMSGQEIVVKPTISGTAWHTARGKVGDAAFDQAIAQLPMAFEYLVQPFVPEVVSDGELSLLFFDGEFSHAVIKRPAAGDYRVQSEFGGTAQRVDPDAALIASAKRALTAVAALGHANVAYARVDGVMSQGQFLLMELEMIEPFLHLSDRPEAAERFAGNLRKRLTT; translated from the coding sequence TGTTACTCATCGTCTTGCCATCGCCACATCCTCGATGATTCCGGACATCCATCCGGATGACGCCCACCTGGCGACGTCGTTGCAACGCCTTGGCATCGAGACCGTCGCCTGCGTCTGGAACGATCCTCGCGTGGACTGGACGCGCTATGACGCCGTGCTTATGCGCTCGACCTGGGATTATTTCAAGCACTACGCCGCCTTCAGCGCATGGCTGGAAAAGCTGCCCGTTCCGACCATCAACCACAAGGCGCTGCTGCGCTGGAACAGCGACAAGCGCTACCTCCCGGAACTGGCCGCGCAAGGCATCGACATCATTCCCACCAGCATCGTGTCGGGGACACATTTGCGACAAAGGCTCGCCGGGATGAGCGGCCAGGAGATCGTGGTAAAGCCGACGATCAGCGGCACGGCCTGGCATACCGCGCGCGGCAAGGTGGGTGATGCGGCGTTTGATCAGGCCATCGCACAACTGCCGATGGCGTTCGAGTATCTGGTGCAGCCGTTCGTGCCTGAAGTCGTCAGCGATGGCGAGTTGTCCCTGCTGTTTTTCGACGGTGAATTCAGCCACGCCGTGATCAAGCGGCCTGCTGCTGGCGATTACCGGGTGCAGTCCGAATTCGGCGGCACCGCCCAGCGCGTGGACCCCGATGCCGCTCTTATCGCCAGCGCGAAACGCGCCCTCACCGCCGTGGCTGCACTCGGCCATGCCAACGTGGCCTACGCGCGCGTGGACGGCGTAATGTCCCAGGGGCAGTTCCTGTTGATGGAACTGGAGATGATCGAGCCCTTCCTTCACCTCAGCGACCGGCCGGAAGCAGCGGAGCGTTTCGCAGGTAATCTGCGGAAGCGCCTGACGACGTAG
- the ispH gene encoding 4-hydroxy-3-methylbut-2-enyl diphosphate reductase, with translation MDILLANPRGFCAGVDRAIAIVERALESYGAPIYVRHEVVHNRYVVDKLRNDGAVFVEELHEVPDGATVIFSAHGVSKAVREEADQRGLKVFDATCPLVTKVHMEVARLGRTGRSVVLIGHEGHPEVEGTMGQWNPANKGEILLVESVEDVAALKPKFPHELSYVTQTTLSVDDTKAIIEALRSTFTDIEGPRKDDICYATQNRQDAVRRLAASVDLMLVVGSVNSSNSNRLRELAEKEGVRSFLIDGAEHIERSWLDGVTRIGLTAGASAPEKLVRDVIARLQSWGAGAVRELDGEPETITFALPKELRLVGGVSASL, from the coding sequence GTGGACATTCTGCTCGCCAATCCCCGTGGCTTTTGCGCCGGCGTGGACCGTGCCATCGCCATCGTCGAGCGCGCGCTCGAATCCTACGGCGCTCCCATCTACGTGCGCCACGAAGTGGTGCACAACCGCTACGTGGTCGACAAGCTGCGCAACGACGGCGCCGTGTTCGTGGAAGAACTGCACGAAGTGCCCGACGGCGCCACGGTGATCTTCAGCGCCCACGGCGTGTCCAAGGCCGTGCGCGAGGAGGCCGACCAGCGTGGCCTGAAAGTGTTCGACGCCACCTGTCCGCTCGTGACCAAGGTGCATATGGAAGTGGCGCGCCTGGGGCGCACCGGCCGCAGCGTCGTGCTCATCGGCCACGAAGGCCACCCGGAAGTGGAAGGCACCATGGGCCAGTGGAACCCCGCCAACAAGGGCGAGATCCTGCTGGTCGAATCCGTGGAAGACGTCGCCGCGCTGAAGCCCAAGTTTCCGCACGAGCTGTCTTACGTCACCCAGACCACGTTGTCGGTGGACGACACCAAGGCGATTATCGAGGCGTTGCGCAGCACGTTCACCGACATCGAAGGCCCGCGCAAGGACGACATCTGCTACGCCACGCAGAACCGCCAGGACGCCGTGCGTCGCCTCGCCGCCTCCGTGGACTTGATGCTGGTGGTCGGCTCGGTGAACAGCTCCAACTCCAACCGTCTGCGCGAGCTGGCGGAGAAAGAGGGCGTGCGCTCCTTCCTTATCGACGGTGCCGAGCACATCGAGCGCAGCTGGCTCGACGGCGTCACCCGCATCGGCCTCACCGCGGGCGCCTCGGCACCGGAAAAGCTGGTGCGCGACGTCATCGCGCGCCTGCAGTCGTGGGGCGCGGGTGCCGTGCGCGAGCTCGACGGCGAGCCGGAAACCATCACCTTCGCGCTGCCCAAGGAGCTGCGTCTGGTCGGTGGCGTCTCCGCCAGCCTTTGA
- the lspA gene encoding signal peptidase II: MKPKPNALNWLLLSAVVIVLDQLSKWWALAALQPAGTPHPVIPGFLNWTLAFNKGAAFSFLAAGDGWQRWFFVLLAVVISGVLVSWLSRTPRGDWKTALPVSLIVGGALGNLIDRLHASQVTDFIHVYFREWNYPVFNFADCGITVGAVALVVFGLFQGKSKA, translated from the coding sequence ATGAAACCCAAACCCAACGCCCTCAACTGGCTCCTGCTCTCCGCCGTCGTCATCGTGCTCGACCAGCTGAGCAAGTGGTGGGCGCTTGCCGCGCTGCAGCCCGCGGGCACGCCGCACCCGGTGATCCCCGGTTTCCTCAACTGGACCCTGGCCTTCAACAAGGGCGCCGCCTTCAGCTTCCTCGCCGCCGGCGATGGCTGGCAGCGCTGGTTCTTCGTGCTGCTGGCGGTGGTGATCAGCGGTGTCCTGGTGTCTTGGCTATCGCGCACGCCGCGCGGCGACTGGAAGACGGCCCTGCCGGTGAGCCTGATCGTAGGCGGTGCGCTGGGCAACCTGATCGACCGCCTGCACGCCTCGCAGGTCACCGATTTCATCCACGTCTATTTCCGCGAGTGGAACTACCCGGTGTTCAATTTCGCCGACTGTGGGATTACCGTGGGGGCCGTGGCGTTGGTGGTTTTCGGCCTGTTCCAGGGCAAATCCAAGGCCTGA
- the ileS gene encoding isoleucine--tRNA ligase, translating into MTQDYKNTINLPQTEFPMRGDLPKREPKWLADWQQVGRYAQIQERAANRDKVFVLHDGPPYANGAIHLGHAVNKVLKDVVVKSRLLAGFRAPYVPGWDCHGLPIEVAVEKKFGRVGDKLDAAAFRQKCREYAQQQIDLQRTDFKRLGVLGDWENPYRTMDFKYEADMVRALAKIVGNGHVVRGAKPVYWCFDCGSALAEAEIEYADKVSPAVDVAYDAVDAKALAQTFGVDAGDAIVAIPIWTTTPWTLPESQAVSLGGELEYALIEGPSRDGHRVLLVVASALVEKVAHRYGIDGEAKVLGHVAGQSLEGVLLKHPFYAREVPVLIGDHVSAEDGTGAVHTSPDHGVEDFVVSRKYGIETLNYTEARGTYRADTPVALDGTVIAGKHLWKANDEIVELLRRRGVLLAFAKIEHSYPHCWRHKTPVIFRTTPQWFISMEKEGLCNTALDAIKHVRWVPSWGEERIAGMVGDRPDWCISRQRTWGVPIALFIHKGTQEPHPDSVALLEQVAKRVEQGGIDAWYALDAAELLGDQAKDYEKVLDVLDVWFDSGVSHFAVVGQRPELQQGKASSYHVMYLEGSDQHRGWFQSSLLTSSAMFAKAPYNDVLTHGFTVDAQGRKMSKSLGNGIEPQDIMKNLGADILRLWICSTDYRNEMSLSDEILKRVSDTYRRIRNTARFLLGNLDGFDPAKHLVPVEQSLLLDQWAVQQAYDTQQAVMAAYDRYDFPEIVQRVQNYCTNELGALYLDITKDRLYTMPTESHGRRSAQSAMYRIAEALVRWLAPVLTFTAEEIWQHLPGERSESVLFETWYDGLSSTQGSPEQRRYWADLLAIRDTASRVLEGMRKGEQIGASLEAKLAIHADPAIVARYQPTASELRFFFITSDVRLDLAGGQPADAVLTELEGADVWVSATVSDAAKCVRCWHRRDDVGTHANHPELCDRCISNVDGPGEDRRWF; encoded by the coding sequence ATGACCCAGGATTACAAGAACACCATCAACCTGCCGCAGACGGAATTCCCGATGCGCGGCGACCTGCCCAAGCGCGAGCCCAAGTGGCTGGCCGACTGGCAGCAGGTGGGCCGCTATGCGCAGATCCAGGAACGCGCGGCCAACCGCGACAAGGTGTTCGTGCTGCACGACGGCCCGCCGTACGCCAACGGTGCGATTCACCTCGGTCATGCGGTGAACAAGGTGCTCAAGGACGTGGTGGTGAAGTCGCGCCTGCTGGCCGGTTTCCGCGCGCCCTACGTGCCGGGCTGGGATTGCCACGGCCTGCCGATCGAAGTGGCGGTGGAGAAGAAGTTCGGCCGCGTGGGCGACAAGCTCGACGCCGCTGCCTTCCGACAGAAGTGCCGCGAGTACGCGCAGCAGCAGATCGACCTGCAGCGCACGGACTTCAAGCGCCTGGGCGTGCTGGGTGACTGGGAAAACCCGTACCGCACGATGGACTTCAAGTACGAAGCCGACATGGTGCGCGCGCTGGCGAAGATCGTCGGCAACGGCCATGTGGTGCGCGGCGCCAAGCCGGTGTACTGGTGCTTCGATTGCGGCTCCGCACTGGCAGAGGCCGAGATCGAATACGCCGACAAGGTGTCGCCGGCCGTTGACGTCGCCTATGACGCCGTCGATGCCAAGGCGCTCGCGCAGACGTTCGGCGTGGACGCGGGCGACGCCATCGTCGCCATCCCGATCTGGACCACCACGCCGTGGACGCTGCCGGAAAGCCAGGCCGTGTCGCTGGGCGGTGAACTCGAATACGCGCTGATCGAAGGCCCGTCGCGTGACGGCCACCGTGTGCTGCTGGTCGTTGCCAGTGCACTCGTGGAGAAGGTCGCGCATCGCTACGGCATCGACGGTGAGGCGAAGGTGCTCGGCCACGTTGCCGGCCAGTCGCTGGAAGGCGTGCTGCTCAAGCATCCGTTCTACGCGCGCGAAGTGCCCGTGCTGATCGGTGACCACGTGTCCGCCGAAGACGGTACCGGCGCCGTGCATACCTCGCCCGACCACGGCGTGGAAGACTTTGTCGTCTCGCGCAAATACGGCATCGAGACGCTCAACTACACCGAAGCGCGCGGCACCTACCGCGCCGACACGCCGGTCGCGCTCGACGGCACCGTCATCGCCGGCAAGCACCTGTGGAAGGCCAACGACGAGATCGTCGAGCTGCTGCGCCGTCGTGGCGTGCTGCTGGCCTTCGCCAAGATCGAGCACAGCTACCCGCATTGCTGGCGCCACAAGACGCCGGTGATCTTCCGCACCACGCCGCAGTGGTTCATCTCCATGGAGAAGGAAGGCCTGTGCAACACCGCACTCGACGCGATCAAGCACGTGCGCTGGGTGCCGTCCTGGGGTGAGGAACGCATCGCCGGCATGGTCGGCGACCGTCCCGACTGGTGCATCTCGCGCCAGCGCACCTGGGGTGTGCCGATCGCGCTGTTCATCCACAAGGGTACGCAGGAACCGCATCCCGATTCCGTTGCGCTGCTGGAGCAGGTCGCCAAGCGCGTGGAGCAGGGCGGCATCGATGCGTGGTATGCGCTCGACGCGGCCGAGCTGCTGGGCGACCAGGCCAAGGACTATGAAAAGGTCCTGGATGTGCTCGACGTGTGGTTCGACTCCGGCGTCAGCCACTTCGCCGTGGTGGGCCAGCGTCCCGAACTGCAGCAGGGCAAGGCGTCCAGCTACCACGTGATGTATCTGGAAGGCTCGGACCAGCATCGCGGCTGGTTCCAGTCCTCCTTGCTCACCTCGTCGGCCATGTTCGCCAAGGCGCCGTACAACGACGTGCTCACCCACGGCTTCACCGTGGATGCGCAGGGCCGCAAGATGTCCAAGTCGCTGGGCAACGGCATCGAGCCGCAGGACATCATGAAGAACCTGGGCGCGGACATCCTGCGCCTGTGGATCTGCTCGACCGACTACCGCAACGAGATGTCGCTGTCGGACGAGATCCTCAAGCGCGTATCGGATACGTATCGCCGCATCCGCAACACCGCACGCTTCCTGCTCGGCAACCTCGACGGTTTCGACCCCGCCAAGCACCTGGTGCCGGTGGAGCAGAGCCTGTTGCTGGACCAGTGGGCCGTGCAGCAGGCGTACGACACGCAGCAGGCCGTGATGGCGGCGTACGATCGTTACGACTTCCCGGAGATCGTGCAGCGCGTGCAGAACTACTGCACCAACGAGCTGGGCGCGTTGTATCTGGACATCACCAAGGACCGCCTCTACACGATGCCGACCGAAAGCCACGGTCGCCGCAGCGCGCAGAGCGCGATGTACCGCATCGCCGAGGCGCTGGTGCGCTGGTTGGCGCCGGTGCTCACCTTCACCGCCGAGGAAATCTGGCAGCACCTTCCGGGCGAGCGCAGCGAAAGCGTGCTGTTCGAAACCTGGTACGACGGCCTGTCCTCCACCCAGGGCTCGCCGGAGCAGCGCCGCTACTGGGCCGACCTGCTGGCGATCCGCGACACCGCCTCGCGCGTGCTCGAAGGCATGCGCAAGGGCGAGCAGATCGGCGCTTCTCTGGAAGCCAAGCTGGCGATCCATGCCGATCCGGCCATCGTCGCGCGTTACCAGCCGACGGCGTCTGAACTGCGCTTCTTCTTCATCACGTCGGATGTTCGCCTGGACCTGGCCGGTGGCCAGCCGGCGGATGCGGTGCTGACGGAGCTGGAAGGCGCGGACGTGTGGGTGTCGGCCACTGTCAGTGACGCCGCCAAGTGCGTGCGCTGCTGGCACCGTCGCGACGACGTCGGCACACATGCGAACCACCCGGAGCTGTGCGATCGCTGCATCAGCAATGTGGATGGTCCGGGTGAGGATAGGCGCTGGTTCTGA
- a CDS encoding bifunctional riboflavin kinase/FAD synthetase — translation MMRLSRDVAGSTLAPGGSVVAVGAFDGLHRGHQALLAEVRERADALGLTPIVVSFEPLPRAFFSPEPVPRLSSVREKLRGFDAAGMEQVLLLRFNRALTSMSADEFVRQVLVDRLNAREVWVGADFRFGHKRSGDVAMLERVGPGFGFTARTMPSVLLDGARVSATRVRMLLSAGEFSGAAPLLGRPFVIDGKVEYGKQLGRQLGYPTANIHLRDRTSPVHGIFAVRVGLGESECSWPGVASLGVRPTVNEVPEPLLEVHLFDFEGDLYGQRMAVEFVAKLRDEQKFDNLDDLTVQMAKDARQARELLGMNPRLSEA, via the coding sequence ATGATGAGACTTTCCAGGGATGTCGCCGGTTCCACTCTGGCGCCCGGCGGCAGCGTGGTGGCCGTCGGCGCGTTTGATGGCCTGCATCGCGGTCACCAGGCTCTGTTGGCGGAGGTGCGCGAGCGCGCCGATGCGCTTGGCCTTACCCCCATCGTGGTCAGCTTCGAGCCGCTGCCGCGGGCTTTCTTTTCGCCCGAGCCCGTGCCCCGGCTTTCCAGTGTCCGCGAGAAGCTGCGCGGTTTTGATGCCGCGGGCATGGAGCAGGTGCTCTTGCTGCGCTTCAATCGCGCCCTCACATCCATGTCAGCGGATGAATTCGTGCGCCAGGTGCTGGTGGACCGGCTCAACGCCCGCGAGGTCTGGGTCGGCGCGGATTTCCGCTTCGGCCACAAGCGCAGCGGCGACGTGGCGATGCTGGAGCGGGTCGGGCCGGGTTTCGGCTTCACCGCCCGCACCATGCCCTCGGTGTTGCTGGACGGCGCGCGTGTTTCGGCGACGCGGGTGCGCATGCTGCTCTCGGCAGGTGAGTTTTCCGGCGCGGCGCCCTTGCTGGGCCGCCCGTTCGTGATCGACGGCAAGGTGGAATACGGCAAGCAACTGGGGCGCCAGCTGGGCTATCCCACGGCCAATATCCACCTGCGCGACCGCACCAGCCCGGTCCATGGCATTTTCGCCGTGCGCGTGGGCCTGGGCGAGAGCGAATGCAGCTGGCCGGGCGTGGCCAGCCTGGGCGTGCGGCCTACGGTGAACGAGGTGCCGGAGCCGCTGCTGGAGGTCCATCTGTTCGACTTCGAGGGCGATCTCTACGGCCAGCGCATGGCGGTGGAGTTCGTGGCCAAGCTCCGCGATGAGCAGAAATTCGACAACCTGGACGATTTGACCGTCCAGATGGCCAAAGACGCCCGGCAGGCCCGTGAATTGCTGGGCATGAACCCGCGTCTCAGCGAGGCGTAA
- the murJ gene encoding murein biosynthesis integral membrane protein MurJ produces MFRGLLSFSSMTMISRVLGLVRDMSINATFGANAATDAFWVAFRIPNFMRRLFAEGSFSTAFVPVFTEVKEKRPHEDLKQLMSRVSGTLGGVLLVITALGVIFAPQVAALFSQGAADTPEKFALTAQLLRLTFPFLLFVSLTALCGGALNSFHKFALPALTPVILNLCMIGGALWLSKFVHPPIMAMGWAILLAGLLQLLFQLPSLRGLDLLTLPRWGWSHPDVRRILTLMVPTLFGSSIAQINLLLDTVIAAYLMTGSQSWLSQADRFLELPLGLFGVALGTVILPSLSRHHVTTDKEGFSKALDWGLRTTLLIAVPAMFALMLLARPLVATLFQHGQFTPFDTRMATLSITALSFGLPAFALVKVALPAFYSRQDTKTPVRAGVASLVANMVMNVIFVALLYVLWATPEQRQLPWLDGIAAVPGLHMALGMASAIASYINLGLLWHWLRRAGVYQRQPGWARHMLRLVLSCAVMVAVLMAGMHLWPDWTDADKWTRVWRLAVLVVAGGGAYVVTLFAAGFRLRELRGV; encoded by the coding sequence ATGTTCCGTGGGCTGCTGTCCTTCAGCAGCATGACCATGATTTCGCGCGTACTCGGTCTGGTCCGGGACATGTCGATCAATGCCACCTTCGGCGCCAACGCGGCCACCGACGCCTTCTGGGTGGCCTTCCGTATCCCCAACTTTATGCGCCGGCTGTTTGCGGAGGGGTCGTTCTCCACCGCCTTCGTGCCGGTCTTCACCGAAGTGAAGGAGAAGCGCCCCCATGAGGATCTCAAGCAGCTGATGTCCCGCGTGTCCGGCACGCTGGGCGGGGTGCTGCTGGTCATCACCGCGTTGGGCGTCATCTTTGCCCCGCAGGTGGCGGCGCTGTTCTCGCAGGGCGCGGCCGATACGCCGGAGAAGTTCGCGCTCACCGCGCAGCTGCTGCGCCTGACGTTTCCGTTCCTGCTGTTTGTGTCGCTGACTGCGCTGTGCGGCGGTGCGCTCAACAGCTTCCACAAGTTCGCGCTGCCGGCGCTCACGCCGGTGATCCTCAACCTGTGCATGATTGGCGGCGCGCTGTGGCTGTCGAAGTTCGTGCACCCGCCGATCATGGCGATGGGTTGGGCGATCCTGCTGGCGGGCCTGCTGCAACTGCTGTTCCAGCTGCCCTCACTGCGTGGGCTGGACCTGCTCACGCTGCCGCGCTGGGGCTGGAGCCATCCGGATGTGCGCCGCATCCTGACGCTGATGGTGCCGACGCTGTTTGGCTCTTCCATCGCGCAGATCAACCTGTTGCTGGACACGGTGATCGCGGCCTACCTGATGACGGGCTCGCAGAGCTGGCTGTCGCAGGCCGACCGCTTCCTCGAACTGCCGCTGGGCTTGTTCGGCGTCGCGCTGGGCACGGTGATCCTGCCGTCGCTGTCGCGCCATCACGTGACCACCGACAAGGAAGGTTTCTCCAAGGCGCTGGACTGGGGCCTGCGCACCACGCTGCTGATCGCCGTACCGGCCATGTTCGCGCTGATGCTGCTGGCGCGGCCGCTGGTGGCCACCTTGTTCCAGCATGGCCAGTTCACCCCGTTCGATACGCGCATGGCCACGCTGTCCATCACCGCGCTGAGCTTCGGCCTGCCGGCGTTCGCGCTGGTGAAGGTGGCGCTGCCGGCGTTCTACTCGCGCCAGGACACCAAGACACCGGTGCGTGCCGGTGTGGCGTCGCTGGTGGCAAACATGGTGATGAACGTGATCTTCGTGGCCCTGCTGTACGTGCTGTGGGCGACGCCGGAACAGCGCCAGCTGCCGTGGCTGGACGGCATCGCCGCCGTGCCGGGCCTGCACATGGCGCTGGGCATGGCCAGCGCCATCGCCAGCTACATCAACCTGGGCCTGTTGTGGCATTGGCTGCGCCGGGCGGGCGTGTACCAGCGCCAGCCGGGCTGGGCACGGCACATGCTGCGCCTGGTGTTGTCCTGCGCGGTGATGGTGGCGGTGCTGATGGCGGGCATGCATCTGTGGCCGGACTGGACCGATGCGGACAAATGGACGCGCGTGTGGCGTCTGGCTGTGCTGGTGGTCGCAGGCGGCGGCGCCTATGTCGTGACGCTGTTTGCAGCCGGCTTCCGTTTGCGCGAACTGCGTGGCGTGTAA
- the rpsT gene encoding 30S ribosomal protein S20, translated as MANIKSAKKRARQSEQRRLRNVSARSMVRTALKKVVKAIEAKDKAAAVEAFAAAQPVMDRYAARGLIHKNKAARHKSRLNAKIRELA; from the coding sequence TTGGCCAACATCAAGTCCGCGAAGAAGCGCGCGCGCCAGTCCGAGCAGCGCCGCCTGCGCAACGTCAGCGCCCGTTCCATGGTGCGCACCGCCCTCAAGAAGGTCGTCAAGGCCATCGAGGCCAAGGACAAGGCAGCCGCCGTTGAGGCCTTTGCCGCTGCGCAGCCGGTCATGGACCGCTACGCCGCCCGTGGCCTGATCCACAAGAACAAGGCTGCTCGCCATAAGAGCCGCCTCAACGCGAAGATCCGCGAGCTGGCGTAA
- the cgtA gene encoding Obg family GTPase CgtA: MKFVDEAIIKVHAGDGGNGCISFRREKFIPFGGPDGGDGGSGGSVWLVADEGLNTLIDFRHQRSFKAERGQNGMGSQMYGKGGEDTFIRVPVGTVVTNVDTDETIGDLTQHGQRLLVAQGGKGGLGNIHFKSSVNRAPRKSTPGTPGDVRELKLELKLLADVGLLGFPNAGKSTFIRAVSAATPRVADYPFTTLHPNLGVVSLGTDQSFVIADIPGLIEGAADGAGLGIQFLRHVSRTRLLLHVVDIAPIDGADPVEQVHAIEQELEKFDPELLQRPRWLVMNKADVLPEDERKAVAEDVVQRLGWKEPWFLVSAIARENTMPVCQQVWQFLSEQQMAHEERTEMLPGDVRLRGEGHAE; the protein is encoded by the coding sequence ATGAAATTCGTCGACGAAGCCATCATCAAGGTCCACGCCGGTGACGGCGGCAACGGATGCATCAGCTTCCGTCGCGAAAAATTCATCCCCTTCGGCGGCCCCGACGGCGGCGATGGCGGCAGCGGCGGCTCGGTGTGGCTGGTGGCCGACGAAGGCCTCAACACCCTGATCGACTTCCGCCACCAGCGCTCGTTCAAGGCCGAGCGCGGCCAGAACGGCATGGGCAGCCAGATGTACGGCAAGGGCGGCGAAGACACCTTCATCCGCGTGCCGGTGGGCACCGTGGTCACCAACGTCGACACCGACGAAACCATTGGCGACCTCACCCAGCATGGCCAGCGCCTGCTGGTGGCGCAGGGTGGCAAGGGTGGCCTGGGCAACATCCATTTCAAGAGCTCGGTGAACCGTGCCCCGCGCAAGTCGACGCCGGGTACGCCCGGTGACGTGCGCGAGCTGAAGCTGGAACTTAAGCTGCTGGCGGACGTGGGTTTGCTGGGCTTCCCCAATGCGGGCAAGTCCACCTTCATCCGCGCCGTGTCCGCTGCGACCCCGCGCGTGGCCGACTATCCGTTCACCACGCTGCACCCGAACCTGGGTGTGGTGAGCCTGGGCACGGACCAGAGCTTCGTCATTGCCGACATTCCTGGCCTGATCGAGGGCGCGGCGGACGGTGCTGGTCTGGGCATCCAGTTCCTGCGCCACGTGTCGCGCACGCGCCTGCTGCTGCACGTGGTCGATATCGCCCCGATTGACGGCGCGGATCCGGTGGAGCAGGTGCATGCCATCGAGCAGGAGCTGGAGAAGTTCGATCCCGAGTTGCTTCAGCGTCCGCGTTGGCTGGTGATGAACAAGGCCGACGTGTTGCCGGAGGACGAGCGCAAGGCGGTGGCCGAAGATGTCGTGCAGCGGCTGGGCTGGAAGGAGCCGTGGTTCCTGGTTTCCGCGATTGCGCGCGAGAACACCATGCCGGTGTGCCAGCAGGTGTGGCAGTTCCTTTCCGAGCAGCAGATGGCGCACGAAGAGCGCACCGAGATGTTGCCGGGGGATGTGCGATTGAGGGGGGAGGGGCACGCTGAGTAA
- the rpmA gene encoding 50S ribosomal protein L27 translates to MAHKKGVGSSRNGRDSNPKYLGVKVYGGQAIEAGNIIVRQRGTKFHAGTGVGLGRDHTLFALVDGTVEFKTRGENNRKFVSVVKG, encoded by the coding sequence ATGGCACATAAAAAAGGCGTAGGTTCGTCCCGCAACGGTCGCGACTCCAACCCGAAGTATCTCGGCGTGAAGGTGTACGGCGGCCAGGCCATCGAGGCCGGCAACATCATCGTGCGTCAGCGCGGCACCAAGTTCCATGCCGGTACCGGCGTGGGCCTGGGTCGTGACCACACGCTGTTTGCGCTGGTCGACGGCACCGTCGAGTTCAAGACGCGCGGCGAGAACAACCGCAAGTTCGTCAGCGTCGTCAAGGGTTAA
- the rplU gene encoding 50S ribosomal protein L21, giving the protein MSYAVIKTGGKQYRVQQGDVLRVELLNAEEGAAFTFDQVLLVGAGESITVGAPTVAGATVSATVRKHGRADKVRIIKFRRRKHHKKQQGHRQHFTEVEITGINA; this is encoded by the coding sequence ATGAGTTATGCAGTCATCAAGACCGGCGGCAAGCAGTACCGCGTTCAGCAGGGCGACGTCCTGCGCGTGGAACTGTTGAACGCCGAAGAAGGCGCAGCCTTCACCTTCGACCAGGTTCTGCTGGTCGGTGCCGGTGAGTCGATCACCGTCGGTGCCCCGACCGTGGCCGGTGCCACCGTCAGCGCCACCGTGCGCAAGCATGGTCGTGCCGACAAGGTCCGCATCATCAAGTTCCGCCGCCGCAAGCACCACAAGAAGCAGCAGGGACATCGTCAGCATTTCACCGAAGTCGAGATCACGGGCATCAACGCCTGA
- a CDS encoding DUF2059 domain-containing protein — MASSAPATEDQVRQLMEVVGLGKMLLQMNTQAVNTLQQSMPCVPTDFWQNYMNESQTQLFIGRLVPVWQRHFTSDEMNGLLKFYRSPLGQKVITEMPTTMAEANEAGQQWSHERSDQMVNELKHMGTLDSAGRCPAKVASSSAPEAAVAGAAALKAADAGSDEEEAKPAAKATTHAASHGKAPAKKTATKAAPKKTTAKPAAKTPAKTDTKAAPAKKVTKPAAATSGQSGQ, encoded by the coding sequence ATGGCGTCATCGGCGCCGGCGACCGAGGACCAGGTTCGCCAGCTGATGGAAGTGGTCGGCCTTGGCAAGATGCTGCTGCAGATGAACACCCAGGCGGTGAACACGCTGCAGCAATCGATGCCCTGCGTCCCAACGGACTTCTGGCAAAACTACATGAATGAGAGCCAGACCCAGCTCTTCATCGGCCGCCTGGTGCCCGTGTGGCAGCGCCACTTCACCTCCGACGAGATGAACGGCCTGCTGAAGTTCTATCGCTCCCCGCTGGGCCAGAAGGTCATCACCGAGATGCCCACCACCATGGCCGAGGCGAACGAGGCCGGCCAGCAGTGGAGCCACGAGCGCAGCGACCAGATGGTCAACGAACTCAAGCATATGGGCACCCTGGACAGCGCCGGCCGTTGTCCCGCCAAGGTGGCGTCTTCGTCGGCCCCGGAAGCCGCCGTGGCGGGCGCGGCCGCCCTCAAGGCCGCCGACGCCGGATCCGACGAGGAAGAAGCCAAGCCGGCGGCAAAGGCCACCACGCACGCGGCTTCGCACGGCAAGGCGCCGGCCAAGAAGACCGCGACCAAGGCGGCGCCGAAGAAGACCACGGCCAAGCCGGCGGCCAAGACGCCCGCCAAGACCGATACCAAGGCCGCGCCGGCCAAGAAGGTCACCAAGCCCGCGGCCGCCACCAGCGGGCAGAGTGGTCAGTAA